In one window of Ovis aries strain OAR_USU_Benz2616 breed Rambouillet chromosome 3, ARS-UI_Ramb_v3.0, whole genome shotgun sequence DNA:
- the SEMA4F gene encoding semaphorin-4F isoform X4, which yields MPGSVARLLPRLRPSRTSPLFLLLLLALLRGPVCGRVPHSVPRISLPISGGALYAATVKNYLGTEPIISRAVGRAEDWVRTETLPSWLNAPAFVAAMALSPAEWGDEDGDDEIYFFFTEISRAFDSYERVKVPRVARVCAGDLGGRKTLQQRWTTFLKADLLCPGPEHGRASSVLQDVAILRPDSGAGTPVFYGIFSSQWEGAAISAVCSFRPQDIRAVLNGPFRELKHDCNRGLPVMDNDVPQPRPGECITNNMKLQQFGSSLFLPDRVLTFIRDHPLMDRPVFPADGRPLLVTTDTAYLRVVAHRVPSLSGKEYDVLYLGTEDGHLHRAVQIGAQLSVLEDLALFPEPQPVESMKLYQNWLLVGSRTEVTQVNTANCGRLQSCSECILARDPACAWSVRLAACVAHPGEHGGLVQDIESADVSSLCPEEPGEHPVVFEVPVAAAAHVVLPCSPSSAWASCVWRQPSGVTALPRRQEGLEVVISPGAMGAYACECREGGAARVVAAYSLVWGTPRGPLSQAHTVGAGLAGFFLGVLAASLTLLLIGRHQQRQRQRELLARDKVGLDLGVPPSGTTSYSQDPPSPSPEDERLPLALAKRGSGFGGFPPPFLLDPCPSPAHIRLTGAPLATCDETSI from the exons GGGGCGCCCTCTACGCTGCCACTGTGAAGAACTACCTGGGGACGGAGCCGATCATCTCTCGGGCCGTGGGTCGTGCTGAGGACTGGGTCCGGACAGAGACCTTGCCATCCTGGCTTAACG ccccagcctttGTTGCAGCCATGGCCTTGAGCCCAGCCGAGTGGGGGGATGAAGATGGAGACGATGAGATCTACTTCTTCTTTACGGAGATTTCCCGAGCGTTTGATTCCTACGAACGCGTTAAAGTCCCGAGGGTGGCTCGTGTGTGTGCG GGCGATCTTGGGGGCCGGAAGACCCTCCAGCAGAGATGGACGACCTTTCTAAAGGCTGACCTGCTGTGTCCAGGGCCTGAGCATGGCCGGGCCTCGAGTGTCCTGCAGGACGTGGCCATTCTTCGACCTGACAGTGGAGCAGGGACCCCTGTCTTTTACGGCATCTTTTCCTCCCAGTG GGAAGGGGCTGCCATCTCTGCTGTCTGTTCCTTCCGACCCCAAGATATTCGGGCTGTGTTGAATGGTCCCTTCAGAGAGCTGAAACATGACTGCAACAGGGGACTGCCTGTCATGGACAATGACGTaccccagcccaggcctggaGAG TGCATCACCAACAACATGAAGCTCCAGCAGTTTGGCTCATCACTCTTCCTGCCTGACCGTGTGCTCACCTTCATCCGGGACCACCCACTCATGGACAGGCCAGTGTTTCCAGCTGATGGCCGCCCCCTCCTGGTCACGACCGATACAGCCTATCTCAGAGTTGTGGCCCACAGGGTGCCCAGCCTCTCAGGGAAAGAGTATGATGTGCTCTATCTGGGGACAG AGGATGGACACCTCCACCGAGCAGTGCAGATTGGAGCCCAGCTCAGTGTCCTTGAGGATCTGGCCTTATTCCCCGAGCCTCAGCCAGTTGAGAGCATGAAGTTATATCAA AACTGGCTCCTGGTTGGCTCCCGCACTGAGGTGACGCAAGTGAATACAGCCAACTGCGGCCGTCTGCAGAGCTGCTCAGAGTGCATTTTGGCCCGAGACCCTGCCTGTGCCTGGAGCGTTCGGCTAGCTGCGTGTGTGGCCCACCCTGGAGAGCATGGAGG GCTGGTTCAAGACATAGAGTCAGCGGATGTCTCTTCTTTGTGTCCTGAAGAGCCTGGAG AACACCCAGTGGTGTTTGAAGTTCCTGTGGCTGCAGCTGCACATGTGGTCTTGCCGTGTTCCCCGAGCTCAGCCTGGGCATCCTGCGTGTGGCGCCAGCCCAGCGGCGTGACTGCACTCCCCCGCCGGCAGGAGGGGCTAGAAGTGGTGATATCCCCAGGGGCCATGGGTGCTTATGCCTGTGAGTGTCGGGAGGGTGGGGCAGCCCGCGTGGTGGCTGCTTACAGCTTGGTGTGGGGCACCCCGCGGGGCCCCTTGAGCCAGGCTCACACAGTAGGGGCTGGGCTAGCAGGCTTCTTCCTGGGAGTTCTTGCAGCATCCCTGACTCTCCTCCTGATTGGCCGGCATCAGCAGCGGCAGCGACAAAGGGAACTTCTGGCTAGAGACAAGGTGGGCTTGGACCTGGGGGTCCCTCCATCTGGTACCACAAGCTACAGCCAGgatcctccctctccctctcctgaaGATGAGCGGCTGCCCCTGGCCCTGGCCAAGAGGGGCAGTGGCTTTGGTGGCTTCCCTCCACCCTTTCTACTTGATCCTTGCCCAAGCCCAGCCCACATTCGGCTAACTGGGGCTCCTCTAGCCACCTGTGATGAGACATCCATCTAG